A segment of the Ferroacidibacillus organovorans genome:
CCTTGCGCGAGAACAAAAGCCAAATCACGGCGACTGACTTTTGCGATACTGTCCCGATTCTCGGGAGATCCGAGCCATTCTAGATTCTCATCGGAGAGTCCGATATGGATTTTCCCATTCAAAATTGCAATCGTCGCTGGAACCGCATTGTGACTTCGGATAATAGCCTCGACTTCCTTTGCCGTTTGTACATTCGTAGGATAAGGCATGCCATGTGAAATAATGGTCGACTCCAGTGCGACGATTGGCTTTTTAGTTCTCTTTGCCTCTTTTACTTCATCAGAAAAATGCAACCATTGGATCAACGATTGATTCATATCTTCCATCTCTCCTAGATGATCTATAGAATTTTTGTCAACCAGGCGCGCGCCTCATGTGGTTTGATTTCTGTAGACACGGTTTCTTTTGTCACCAAGGTTAGGCCTGTCAGTCGAGTGGCAAATTGACATGCCTGTTTGGTCTTCGCATCGCTCGCCATCGCAAAGCAAAAGCCAGCCACAAATGCATCCCCTGCACCTGTCACATCGACAACCTCGATGCTCTCTGCCGGCAGTGTGCCAAAGATATTTGCCTCGTCTAGCCACGCCACACCATCCTTACCCATGGTTGCGACAACGGTCCGGCAACCCCGCTCTTTCAGTGCGGCACATGCGGCGTAAATGCTTTCCTCTTTATCAATTGGAATACCCGAAATTGCCGCCAATTCATCACGATTGGCAATCAACGTATGAATTCCGCCAAGGTTCCTCGGCAAGCGCTTGGCTTTAGGGCTTGACACCGGAGCAACAATGAGTAAAGCGCCTTTCTTTGTCGACTCCGCAATGACATAGGCAAGCGCCTCTGTCGGCAAGTTCGTGTCGACGATGACCATCGCAGCTTGTTGCAGCACCCGCAATCTCGGTGCCAACTGCTCGACGGTAAAGTCGTCGTAAATGCCCATGTCAGCGAGCGCAACCGTCATACTCCCATCGACGTCGAGCACCGCGGTATACGTGCCCGTGCGGTGTGCTGTCGACCTGATCACTTGGCTAACATCCGTGCCAAGGCCCGCAAGGTAAGAGAGTAACCTATCGGCTTCTTTATCGAGGCCAACCATGGTGACAAGCGACGTGGGCAACCCGAGGCGCGTCAAATTTTCGGCAATATTTCTAGCAACACCGCCATAGGACTCAACAACAAAAGAAGGGTTCGACGTGCCAAGTTGGATCGGTTCATAGGCTTGAATTTTTCGATCTACATTCGCACCGCCGATGCACAAAATATGTCCTCGCTGTGGCAACACGTAGGCCCTGCCGAGAATCTCTCCCTCTTTGATAAGCGCAGAGATATAAGCCGCTACCGCAGGTCTTGATAGGTGCAGGCGGTCAGCCAAATCTTGTTGGGAGATAAACGGGTTTTCACGAATCCATTGCAGAACTTCCTGTTTCTTGCTCCGCCCCAACTCAGTCACATCGACACCTCGTTTTACACATGTTAATTCATGATAAACAGTTGTTACCACCCCGTCAATTTTAAATGTCATTTGACAGGCTGTTTACCATAAATTCATCGTGCAGAATCGACAACTCAAACGTTGATCCTTTACTAGTGGGCCTTAGG
Coding sequences within it:
- a CDS encoding carbohydrate kinase gives rise to the protein MTELGRSKKQEVLQWIRENPFISQQDLADRLHLSRPAVAAYISALIKEGEILGRAYVLPQRGHILCIGGANVDRKIQAYEPIQLGTSNPSFVVESYGGVARNIAENLTRLGLPTSLVTMVGLDKEADRLLSYLAGLGTDVSQVIRSTAHRTGTYTAVLDVDGSMTVALADMGIYDDFTVEQLAPRLRVLQQAAMVIVDTNLPTEALAYVIAESTKKGALLIVAPVSSPKAKRLPRNLGGIHTLIANRDELAAISGIPIDKEESIYAACAALKERGCRTVVATMGKDGVAWLDEANIFGTLPAESIEVVDVTGAGDAFVAGFCFAMASDAKTKQACQFATRLTGLTLVTKETVSTEIKPHEARAWLTKIL